From the genome of Flavobacterium luteolum, one region includes:
- a CDS encoding endonuclease III domain-containing protein, which produces MNKEARVQFVIDKLKELYPTIPVPLDHKDPYTLLIAVLLSAQCTDVRVNQITPLLFAKADNPYDMVKMSVEEIKEIIRPCGLSPMKSKGIHGLSEILIEKHNGEVPQSFEALEALPAVGHKTASVVMSQAFGVPAFPVDTHIHRLMYRWNLSNGKNVAQTEKDAKRLFPRELWNDLHLQIIWYGREYSPARGWNLEKDIITKTVGKKSLIEELEKTVSKK; this is translated from the coding sequence ATGAATAAAGAAGCTCGTGTACAATTTGTTATTGATAAATTAAAAGAACTCTACCCTACTATACCTGTTCCGCTTGACCATAAAGATCCTTATACGCTTTTGATCGCTGTTTTATTATCTGCACAATGTACCGATGTTCGTGTAAACCAAATTACACCTTTATTATTTGCAAAGGCCGATAATCCGTATGATATGGTTAAAATGTCGGTCGAGGAAATTAAAGAAATTATTCGTCCGTGTGGTTTATCTCCAATGAAATCTAAAGGAATTCACGGTTTATCTGAAATTTTAATTGAAAAACATAATGGCGAGGTTCCGCAGAGTTTCGAAGCGCTTGAGGCTTTACCAGCGGTTGGCCATAAAACAGCAAGTGTAGTAATGTCGCAAGCTTTTGGTGTTCCAGCTTTTCCTGTTGACACACACATTCACAGATTGATGTACAGATGGAATTTATCTAATGGAAAAAATGTAGCTCAAACGGAGAAAGATGCTAAAAGATTATTTCCGAGAGAATTATGGAACGACTTGCATTTACAAATTATTTGGTATGGCCGAGAATATTCTCCAGCACGTGGATGGAATCTTGAAAAAGATATTATCACCAAAACGGTCGGAAAGAAATCTCTCATTGAAGAACTTGAAAAAACAGTTTCAAAAAAATAA
- the bcp gene encoding thioredoxin-dependent thiol peroxidase, translating into MTTLKAGDKAPNFSGIDQDGKTHKLVDYAGKKLVVFFYPKASTPGCTAEACDLRDNFHRFQANNYELLGVSADSAKAQIKFKDKYELPFPLIADEDKSVINVFGVWGPKKFMGREYDGIHRTTFVIDEKGIIEEVIEKVKTKEHASQILK; encoded by the coding sequence ATGACAACATTAAAAGCAGGAGATAAAGCGCCAAATTTTTCAGGAATAGACCAAGACGGAAAAACACACAAACTGGTAGATTACGCAGGAAAAAAATTGGTTGTTTTCTTTTATCCAAAAGCGAGCACTCCAGGGTGTACAGCGGAGGCATGTGACTTGAGAGATAATTTTCATCGTTTTCAAGCTAATAATTACGAGCTTTTAGGAGTAAGTGCCGACAGTGCAAAAGCACAAATTAAGTTTAAAGACAAATATGAATTACCTTTCCCGTTAATCGCAGACGAAGACAAATCGGTTATTAATGTATTTGGAGTTTGGGGACCAAAGAAATTTATGGGAAGAGAATACGACGGAATTCATAGAACAACTTTTGTAATCGACGAAAAAGGAATTATCGAAGAAGTAATCGAAAAAGTAAAAACAAAAGAACACGCTTCGCAGATTTTGAAATAG
- a CDS encoding TonB-dependent receptor, with product MGTEIKLKGDKVIEQIPSIKDKALRINLNENIYGTFAEIGAGQETVRHFFRSGGSSGTIAKAMSAYDKDFSDAVYGAENDGRYVTEERLKKMLTHEGQIIEERLSREKHPTKLFFSYANTVATIDFAKQFKGHGWVGIRYQIEPDEAYNEIILHIRFKETDARLQQETLGILGVNLIYGAFYKYNDPKRLLRYLYDHLDKDQLEIDTINFSGPRFADVDNRLMSLQLVKNGMTDAVMFNPEGKNILPAAILYKKNLLALRGSFRPVTKVNMDMYEKSLEMFLKENKVEKNNTLVIFEITLSNLRSDGEIDERDFMDRAELLCSLGQTVMISNFQEYYKVVEYFANYTKARMGLAMGVNNLVDIFDEKYYRHLSGGILEAFGKLFYRDMKVFLYPMLDEDGSLMNSNNLKVHPRMKELYKFFKFNGKVVDIEDYDPNILDVFSREILKMINQGKTGWEPMLPPGIPEIIKEHHLFGYHPEKELEQNKQ from the coding sequence ATGGGTACAGAAATAAAACTCAAGGGTGACAAGGTCATCGAACAGATTCCTTCTATAAAAGACAAAGCGTTACGCATTAATTTAAACGAAAATATTTACGGAACATTTGCTGAGATTGGCGCTGGACAAGAGACCGTTAGACACTTTTTCAGATCTGGAGGTTCATCGGGAACCATTGCAAAAGCTATGTCTGCCTATGATAAAGATTTTAGTGATGCAGTTTATGGAGCCGAAAATGACGGAAGATATGTCACCGAAGAGCGTTTAAAAAAAATGCTTACCCATGAAGGACAAATCATCGAAGAGCGTTTAAGCCGAGAAAAACACCCAACAAAACTTTTTTTCAGTTACGCCAATACCGTTGCAACAATAGATTTTGCCAAACAATTTAAAGGTCACGGATGGGTTGGAATTAGATACCAAATTGAACCAGACGAAGCTTATAACGAAATTATACTTCATATTCGTTTTAAAGAGACTGACGCTAGATTACAACAAGAAACACTGGGAATTTTAGGAGTTAACTTAATTTACGGTGCTTTTTACAAATACAATGATCCAAAACGATTACTTAGATATTTATACGATCACTTAGATAAAGATCAATTAGAGATCGACACCATCAACTTTTCTGGACCTCGTTTTGCCGATGTAGACAATCGTTTAATGAGTTTACAATTGGTTAAAAACGGAATGACAGATGCCGTAATGTTTAACCCAGAAGGAAAAAATATTTTACCAGCAGCTATCTTATACAAAAAGAACCTTTTAGCTTTGAGAGGAAGTTTCCGTCCTGTTACAAAGGTAAACATGGATATGTATGAGAAATCTTTAGAAATGTTTCTTAAAGAAAATAAGGTTGAAAAGAACAATACGCTTGTAATTTTTGAAATTACTCTTTCGAATTTAAGATCAGATGGAGAAATTGATGAAAGAGATTTTATGGATAGAGCCGAATTGCTTTGTTCTCTTGGTCAAACCGTTATGATTTCGAATTTCCAAGAATATTATAAAGTTGTAGAATACTTTGCAAACTACACCAAAGCTCGTATGGGATTGGCAATGGGGGTAAATAACCTTGTTGATATTTTTGACGAGAAGTACTACCGCCATTTAAGTGGTGGAATTCTGGAAGCTTTCGGAAAATTATTCTATCGCGATATGAAAGTATTCTTATATCCAATGTTAGACGAAGATGGCTCATTAATGAATTCAAACAATTTGAAGGTTCATCCTAGAATGAAAGAATTATACAAATTCTTTAAATTCAACGGAAAAGTGGTTGACATTGAAGATTACGATCCAAATATTCTAGATGTTTTCTCTAGAGAAATTTTAAAAATGATTAATCAAGGTAAAACGGGCTGGGAACCAATGCTGCCTCCGGGAATTCCAGAAATCATTAAAGAACATCATCTTTTTGGATATCATCCTGAGAAAGAATTAGAACAAAATAAACAATAA
- a CDS encoding MBL fold metallo-hydrolase, whose product MKVYFLGTGTSQGIPIIGIDHPVCKSTDAKDKRLRVSIWITWDEHSYVIDCGPDFRQQMLSCGCRKLDAILFTHEHSDHTAGLDDIRPFNFRQGEIPIYGHKRVLDNLRRRFDYVFETVNKYPGAPSVKTIEVQNNAPFAVGDKMAIPINAMHGDLQVFGYRIEDFAYLTDVKTIEQAEVEKLKGIKVLVVNALRVEPHDTHFNLQEALDFIDLVKPERAYLTHISHVLGFHEEVQQKLPENVFLAYDNLEITI is encoded by the coding sequence TTGAAGGTTTATTTTTTAGGTACAGGTACTTCTCAAGGCATTCCAATTATCGGAATCGATCATCCAGTTTGTAAAAGCACTGATGCTAAGGATAAAAGGCTTCGTGTATCCATTTGGATAACATGGGACGAGCATTCTTATGTTATTGATTGTGGTCCCGATTTCAGGCAGCAAATGCTTTCTTGTGGATGTCGAAAACTCGATGCGATTCTTTTTACGCATGAGCATTCCGATCACACTGCAGGTTTAGACGATATTCGTCCGTTTAATTTCCGACAAGGAGAAATTCCGATTTACGGACATAAACGTGTTTTAGATAATCTAAGACGCCGTTTTGATTATGTTTTCGAGACCGTAAATAAATATCCAGGAGCTCCAAGCGTAAAAACAATCGAAGTGCAAAATAATGCGCCTTTTGCCGTTGGAGATAAAATGGCAATTCCGATAAATGCTATGCATGGTGATTTACAGGTTTTCGGGTACAGAATTGAAGATTTTGCTTATTTGACCGATGTAAAAACTATTGAACAAGCTGAAGTTGAAAAACTGAAAGGAATTAAAGTTTTGGTGGTGAATGCTTTGCGTGTTGAACCTCATGATACTCATTTTAATCTTCAAGAAGCGCTTGATTTTATTGATCTGGTTAAACCTGAAAGAGCCTATTTAACTCATATTAGCCATGTTTTGGGTTTTCACGAAGAAGTCCAGCAGAAGCTTCCTGAAAATGTTTTCTTAGCGTACGACAATTTAGAAATTACAATTTAA
- a CDS encoding cysteine hydrolase family protein translates to MNTKLNNPALILIDIQKGFHDVAYWGGERNNVTAEEKAGELLKIWRSKKLPIFHIQHCSSNPNSILNETNPGNEFQDVVKPLEGETVIKKNVNSAFIGTNLKELIDTAKITNLVIVGLTTDHCVSTTTRMAGNFGYNVYLVSDATATFNKKGLNGEDFSAELIHQTALASLNEEFAQVVASDFIKEII, encoded by the coding sequence ATGAATACAAAACTTAACAACCCTGCATTAATTTTAATTGATATTCAAAAAGGTTTTCATGATGTTGCATATTGGGGCGGAGAACGTAATAATGTTACGGCAGAAGAAAAAGCTGGCGAACTTCTAAAGATCTGGCGAAGCAAAAAACTGCCTATTTTTCATATTCAGCATTGTTCTTCAAATCCAAATTCGATTTTAAACGAGACAAATCCTGGAAATGAGTTTCAAGATGTAGTAAAACCTCTTGAAGGAGAAACAGTAATCAAAAAGAATGTCAATAGTGCTTTTATAGGAACGAATTTAAAAGAGCTAATTGACACTGCCAAAATCACAAATCTTGTAATTGTCGGTTTAACTACAGATCATTGCGTTTCTACCACAACAAGAATGGCAGGAAACTTTGGTTACAATGTTTACCTAGTTTCTGATGCAACAGCAACTTTTAATAAAAAAGGTTTAAACGGAGAAGATTTCTCTGCCGAATTAATACACCAGACAGCTTTAGCAAGTTTAAATGAAGAATTTGCTCAGGTTGTTGCTTCTGATTTTATTAAAGAAATCATTTAA